The genomic segment TTTTATCTTTAGGAACATGGGGCTGCAATTTAAAATGTCCTTCCTGTCAAAATTTTGAAATAGCTCATCTTAAACCCGCTTATATGAAAAGGCTAAATACTAATGCTATTCCTGCTCTGATGAAAAATTATAATGTTCAAGGTGTCGCATATACTTATTCAGAACCTATTGTTTGGTATGAATTTGTTTTAGACGCCTCCAGAGAAGTAAAATATGCAGATCCTAATAATTATAATGTTTTAGTCACAAACGGATTTATAAATGAAAAGCCCTTAAAACTTATGCTTCAATATATAGATGCCATGAACATAGATTTGAAAGTGTTCAATGATAAAAAATATAAAACTATCCTAAAAGGTGCTCTTCAACCCGTAAAATATACTATAAAAATAGCTCACGAAGAAGGGGTTCATGTAGAAGTAACTACTCTAATTGTGCCAACTGTTAATGATGATCTAAATGAACTAGAAAGAGAATTTGAATGGTTATCGAGTATATCAAAAGATATTCCTATCCATCTTACTAGATATTACCCTGCTTATAATTTTGATGAACCAGCAACAGATATTAACTTTTTAGAAAAAGTTTATTCTCTTGGCAAAAAGTACCTGAATTATGTTTATCTTGGTAATATTCCATCTTCAAACTATGAAAACACTTATTGCCCTGATTGTGGTGTCCTCCTTATTAAAAGAAATGGATACAATATAAAAATAGAGAATTTAAACGAAAACGGAGAGTGTATAAATTGCGGAAGAAAAATCGTAATAATGTAAGACTATACATTTATTTAATTGCCCTTGGAGTTGGAATTGTTTTACTTTCTTTGTTAATATTTTCTAAACCTACCCCTGTTTATGAAGAAAAAGAATTTCCAGTATTAGGTACTATAGTAAGAGTTAAAGTGGCTGGAGATAAGGTTTCTACTAATGTTCTTCTTAATGTAGCAGAGCGAGAATTATACAGGATACACAACAAATTTAGTCCTAATGTTGAAGGAAGTGTAGTAAAGAAACTAAACGAAGAAAGATCTATTATATTTGATGAAGAAACTTTGTTTTTATTTCAAGCATCCATTAACTATTCAATTATCACTGGAGGTGCTTTTGATCCGACTATTCGCCCACTTCTTGAGTTATGGGGATTCGATGATGTAAACTCAAAGAAAAGAGTTCCTTCACAGGAAGAAATTAATGAAAAATTAAAAATGGTTGATTATAGGTTTATAAATATAGATGAAGATAAAAAAGAAATATCTCTATTAAAAGATGGAGTCAAAGTTGATTTGGGGGGAATAGCTAAAGGATATGCAATTGATTTAGTAATTCAAAAAATAAAAGAGATTGATCCAAATGCAACTGGATTTGTTGATGCAGGAGGAGATATAGGAATAATTGGTCCAAAATTTGGTGAATTAGCTTGGGTTATAGGTATTCGAGATCCATTTTCAAATGATTCTCTTAAGCCTATCGATACGATATATTTAACAAATGGTGCTGTTGTAACATCTGGTGATTATGAGAGATTTTTTATACAAGATGGGAAAAAATATCATCATATCTTGGATCCAGAAGATGGATATCCTGCTGACAATGCATCAAGTGTCACTGTTATAGCGGAAAAGGCTATGATAGCTGATGCTTTTTCAACTGCCCTTTTCGTTTTAGGTTACGATAATCCTGCTTTAGAATATTTCACAAATTTTGGAGTTCAAGCTATGCTAATATCTCCTACTGGTGAAAGCACTGAGACTTCAGGTTTTGATTATTTCCGGGAGAAATTAAAATAATGAAATTAACAAAAAAAGGAGATCTTTTTGTTCTTCTATTAATAGTTTTTGTAATACTAGTTTTTATGGTTTTTATGAATTTTCCCCAAAAAAACAACTTACAAGGTGCAAACGTATTTTTAAAAGGGGAGAACATCTTAACAATCAAAGAAGAAGGAGTTT from the Petrotoga sp. 9PW.55.5.1 genome contains:
- the amrS gene encoding AmmeMemoRadiSam system radical SAM enzyme encodes the protein MKKLKINSLFYEDFKDDILKCSLCPHKCILYPGKVGICGVRQNIKGEMYSLNYMDTTSIALDPIEKKPLYHFHPGESILSLGTWGCNLKCPSCQNFEIAHLKPAYMKRLNTNAIPALMKNYNVQGVAYTYSEPIVWYEFVLDASREVKYADPNNYNVLVTNGFINEKPLKLMLQYIDAMNIDLKVFNDKKYKTILKGALQPVKYTIKIAHEEGVHVEVTTLIVPTVNDDLNELEREFEWLSSISKDIPIHLTRYYPAYNFDEPATDINFLEKVYSLGKKYLNYVYLGNIPSSNYENTYCPDCGVLLIKRNGYNIKIENLNENGECINCGRKIVIM
- a CDS encoding FAD:protein FMN transferase, with the protein product MRKKNRNNVRLYIYLIALGVGIVLLSLLIFSKPTPVYEEKEFPVLGTIVRVKVAGDKVSTNVLLNVAERELYRIHNKFSPNVEGSVVKKLNEERSIIFDEETLFLFQASINYSIITGGAFDPTIRPLLELWGFDDVNSKKRVPSQEEINEKLKMVDYRFINIDEDKKEISLLKDGVKVDLGGIAKGYAIDLVIQKIKEIDPNATGFVDAGGDIGIIGPKFGELAWVIGIRDPFSNDSLKPIDTIYLTNGAVVTSGDYERFFIQDGKKYHHILDPEDGYPADNASSVTVIAEKAMIADAFSTALFVLGYDNPALEYFTNFGVQAMLISPTGESTETSGFDYFREKLK